The Synechococcus sp. MVIR-18-1 region CTGGTCAACTGGATCGCCAAAACGGACAATCCAAGAAAAGCCACAATAATAAGTATACGTAAAATCTTTGTTGGAGTCATAAAGAGCAAAAAATTGAATCAACGATAGAACAATATTAAAACGATAAGACAGCACGTAACCAATCCAATAAGCCAAATTGGGCAAGCACAAAAAAACCGCTCGAAACAAGAGCGGTCATCCGCCAAGTAATCCCCATCACCCGGCCTTTTGCATCACATTGAGATGTGATGAGCAGATCATAGTGACGACTCTTACCAACAGAGCGTGAGTATCGATTCACTCAAGATTGTGACTACGTTGTGTGAAGCCATTGAAGGGAACAATAATCAAGGAGCATGGCGTTCGCACCAACGAATAACCAGTTGGTGGCGAATGCAGCACGAAATAAACTCACTAGCGAAATCCAAGACAACGCAACAACAAATCATTCTCATCACATACTTAGTCTCAACACATCAAAAACAAATCAGCTCGCCCAAGAGCACATAATGTAAACATAGCTCATAAAGTTAATCGGCTGGAAGTTTACGTAAACAGGACAAACAATCAAATAGATACAATTGAGTATTCGATTCTCTCATCTGAGCAGCACAAATCGCCATAATAGCGCTCTAGCTCATCATAAGCGCTATTGTAACAATTGAACTGTAGCTTAGTGATCGCATCTTCCTGAAGATCATCACGAACAATGCGGTACAAAGGAACACTTACGCTCAAATTTTTGAAACCAGATTCTAAAGCTTCAAATGATTCGTTTTCCATATAAGCACACAATGAAAAAATGATTATAGGTCAGCAATAGAGAATGGACAGGATTGCAAACAACATAGTCAAACTAAAAGCACTTAGTACGGTCGTCAAAAAACTACGAATCCACTACGACTAATGGAATAGAACCATGAGCAGAGCGAAGCATTATTCTTAGTACATATTAAAACCAGTAAGACGTAAATTTACAGGCCACCATTTCTTGCTAAAAACAAATGTAGCTCAAATCCATCAAGATATGATGATGCCCTTTCCGGAATAGAAAGCAACCCGATAACGGATGGCTTCTGCGTCAGGCTTTGGTGTCTCATAGCTCCAAGCCACATTGGTAATAATCTGATCATCAGCAATCAAGTCCCAGTAGCGCGCCTTACCCTTCCAACCACACACCGTTGTGTGTCTAGAATCGCGGAAATATTGGTCGTACATTGCTTCACGAGGGAAATAGGGATTTCCATCCACATAGACAATATCGTTGCTTTCAGCAAGAATGTTATCGTTAAAAACTGCTTTCATGGAGAATAGTCTTTTCACCATATTAAGTAGCAATGCGCTGAAGTGTGAACATTGCCGTCATGCATCAAATGGATCGAAGAGAAAGTAGGTAAAGACTAACCAATAAAATGAAGTGGAGACAGCAAATGCTATTGAAAGTGAATCAGTCTCTGTTAATTTCAAATCTGATCAAAAATGTTTTATTCATAAAAGGCATCTCAAGGACAAAGCAAAAGCCACAAAAGGATGGACTAAAGCGAAATAAAAACTAGATAGTCAAACCTATCAGTTCTCGCCACAAAAACTTTATTATGGGGAATAGAAAAATCATCGATTCAACCCAAACAATAAGAGTAAAGCTGGTAGGCATGTCATCAAGATCAAAAGATGAAGCATTGCTCCAAGTCTTTATTCTCTGCAAGAATCTATTTCGATCTGAAAAGGAATAGGTGCAAAACGGGCACAATGCCCCGATGCTGACCTAGACCATGGATAACTGAGTCAATCCAGTGGCCTTTCTCAGCAGAATCTGCGCAACATCCAAGGGTTCAACAATCGATGCCGTTGGAAATGGGAAATATCGAGTTTGTGACAAGCAATTCACATGCTCAGAGGTTGATGGGTTATGGAAAGCTTATGAAATTCTAAGAACTCAGGAGCAACGTGTGAGCTGATAGATGTGTGGCCATCTATGCATTTGAATAGACGGCCACATAAACCAAGCGATTAAGGGAGCAACAATCACAAGAGCAACAAAAAAACAATGACTTTCCACCCAGCTCTTAGGGTCATGGAAACAGTCTAAAAAGCTTTTTTGGTTAAGAGCGGAGTCTGAAGAGAGCGCTTCCAAACTCCAGACTTTGTAACTTCACGAAAGAACCATTCAGTTCATTGTTGATTTCAAATAGCAATAAAAGTGCAATGAAAAGAGTAATCATCATGGATTAGTAACATGCATCACCTTGCTTGAGCTTATAAGCAGCTTCAGGATATGCATTCTTCCAAATAACACAATTCTTCTCTTCTTGAGACAAACTCGTAAATCCATTAGAGGGAGAGGTAGAAGCGGTTTGTTGCTCTTTTTTTCGTAATTGTTGAACGCTCTCTACTTGAGGATTGGAAACATTTGGAATTTCACTATCATGAGCAATCTCACTTAAATAAGGTCTAGAGTTATTGTCGCTGATTTCCTTAGGTGAATCCAGCTGAATTTTACTATTCAATGTGTTTCCCATCAAAAGTGAGCCAATGAAGAACCCAATCAAAGAGAAACCAATTCCAACTAATAATTCTAGTTTCTTCAATGGACGTAATTTTTTCATCAAATTTCACCAATTACGTTATCAATATAGTAAAGATGGAATTAATTTTCAACCAAAGCAGAAGTCAAAAATTAATGCCGTCTCTCAAAAATAAGCAAAATCACCTAAAGATGGATGAAATCGCTTCGTGTGAAGAGACAAAATTCCATTAGCAATA contains the following coding sequences:
- a CDS encoding DUF427 domain-containing protein, producing the protein MKAVFNDNILAESNDIVYVDGNPYFPREAMYDQYFRDSRHTTVCGWKGKARYWDLIADDQIITNVAWSYETPKPDAEAIRYRVAFYSGKGIIIS